The Vibrio coralliirubri DNA window CCTCTGCGTTTTGCTGAGCAGGCAGAAACACTGCGTCAGAAAATTTTATCGGAACGTAAAGATGTATTAGAGGTTTTCCCATTAATACAGCGTTTGGTTGGCCCACATAAAATGCCGATGTTTGAGATTCACTTTGCAAACAAAGAGTCGGGTATTGTTGAATGGCTAGAGCAAGAGCGCGGTGATATGTCGGTGCTTATTCACCCTGTGACTGGCGGTGAAGAAACTTTGGATCACACAGTAAGAGCGACATGGCTTGGTCGTGAACTGGGTGTCTTTGAAGAGACGCTAAGTAGCTAATTTAATTCGCGCCCGCCAGTTTGTAGCTAATCAACG harbors:
- a CDS encoding DOPA 4,5-dioxygenase family protein, which gives rise to MYHGHIYFPLRFAEQAETLRQKILSERKDVLEVFPLIQRLVGPHKMPMFEIHFANKESGIVEWLEQERGDMSVLIHPVTGGEETLDHTVRATWLGRELGVFEETLSS